Proteins encoded together in one Bombyx mori chromosome 24, ASM3026992v2 window:
- the H4-l gene encoding histone H4-like protein encodes MTGRGKGGKGLGKGGAKRHRKVLRDNIQGITKPAIRRLARRGGVKRISGLIYEETRGVLKVFLENVIRDAVTYTEHAKRKTVTAMDVVYALKRQGRTLYGFGG; translated from the coding sequence ATGACCGGTCGCGGTAAAGGAGGCAAAGGTCTTGGAAAGGGGGGCGCTAAACGTCACAGGAAGGTGTTGCGTGATAACATCCAGGGCATCACGAAACCGGCTATCCGTCGTTTGGCTCGCAGAGGTGGAGTGAAACGTATCTCCGGTCTTATATACGAAGAGACCCGCGGCGTTCTCAAAGTGTTCCTCGAAAACGTGATCCGCGACGCTGTCACATACACCGAACACGCCAAGAGGAAGACCGTCACCGCTATGGATGTTGTGTACGCTCTGAAACGCCAAGGTCGCACCCTGTACGGTTTCGGCGGTTAA
- the H4-l gene encoding histone H4-like protein isoform X1 has translation MARTKQTARKSTGGKAPRKQLATKAARKSAPATGGVKKPHRYRPGTVALREIRRYQKSTELLIRKLPFQRLVREIAQDFKTDLRFQSSAVMALQEASEAYLVGLFEDTNLCKFVKMTGRGKGGKGLGKGGAKRHRKVLRDNIQGITKPAIRRLARRGGVKRISGLIYEETRGVLKVFLENVIRDAVTYTEHAKRKTVTAMDVVYALKRQGRTLYGFGG, from the exons ATGGCGCGTACCAAACAGACTGCTCGTAAGTCGACCGGAGGTAAAGCTCCTCGCAAGCAATTGGCGACCAAGGCCGCTCGTAAGAGCGCACCGGCAACAGGAGGTGTCAAGAAGCCTCATCGTTACAGGCCCGGGACGGTCGCCCTTCGTGAGATTCGTCGTTACCAGAAGAGCACGGAACTCTTGATTCGCAAACTGCCTTTCCAGCGTCTCGTCCGTGAGATAGCTCAAGATTTCAAGACCGATCTCCGTTTTCAGAGTTCGGCGGTGATGGCCCTGCAGGAAGCCAGCGAGGCGTATCTGGTCGGTCTCTTCGAGGACACGAACCTTTGC AAGTTCGTCAAGATGACCGGTCGCGGTAAAGGAGGCAAAGGTCTTGGAAAGGGGGGCGCTAAACGTCACAGGAAGGTGTTGCGTGATAACATCCAGGGCATCACGAAACCGGCTATCCGTCGTTTGGCTCGCAGAGGTGGAGTGAAACGTATCTCCGGTCTTATATACGAAGAGACCCGCGGCGTTCTCAAAGTGTTCCTCGAAAACGTGATCCGCGACGCTGTCACATACACCGAACACGCCAAGAGGAAGACCGTCACCGCTATGGATGTTGTGTACGCTCTGAAACGCCAAGGTCGCACCCTGTACGGTTTCGGCGGTTAA
- the LOC134201304 gene encoding histone H1-like — MADTAVATETPAPATPVKKPKTSASGGASAGAKKPKAKPSHPKTSEMVNSAIAELKERSGSSLQAIKKYIAAQYKVDAEKLAPFIRKYLKNAVESGTLIQTKGKGASGSFKLESKTSASKKPGSGSGGASGGSSVRAAKGNASSASASAASKGGSSNKKGGAGAGGAASTSSGAAAGRAGKKAAAASASSPSKGKSSVAATAAVSVKEKRAAAAAKKKPAAAARKSGASAKAAAAKSAPKAKKTAKPPTKKPKAPKPKKATASTPKTKPSAKKASAASKK, encoded by the coding sequence ATGGCAGATACCGCTGTTGCGACTGAAACTCCAGCTCCGGCTACACCCGTCAAAAAACCAAAAACATCCGCGAGTGGTGGTGCTTCCGCGGGCGCTAAGAAACCTAAAGCCAAACCGAGCCATCCGAAGACGTCGGAAATGGTGAACAGCGCTATTGCCGAACTCAAGGAGCGCAGCGGCTCATCTTTACAAGCAATCAAGAAATACATAGCGGCCCAGTACAAGGTGGATGCTGAAAAATTAGCACCGTTCATAAGAAAGTATCTGAAGAACGCCGTCGAATCCGGTACTCTAATACAGACTAAAGGCAAGGGAGCTTCCGGATCTTTTAAACTGGAATCGAAGACCTCCGCTTCGAAGAAACCCGGTTCCGGATCTGGTGGTGCGTCCGGTGGCAGTTCCGTAAGGGCAGCAAAGGGCAACGCTTCGTCCGCTTCCGCTTCGGCAGCGTCTAAAGGCGGCAGCAGCAACAAAAAGGGAGGGGCCGGCGCCGGTGGTGCCGCTTCGACTTCTTCGGGGGCGGCTGCCGGCAGGGCCGGAAAGAAAGCGGCCGCAGCGTCAGCTTCATCGCCGTCGAAAGGTAAATCTTCGGTTGCCGCAACCGCCGCAGTTTCGGTAAAGGAGAAAAgagccgccgccgccgcgaaaAAGAAGCCCGCCGCCGCTGCTAGGAAGTCTGGAGCGAGCGCTAAAGCTGCGGCCGCCAAGAGCGCGCCGAAAGCTAAGAAGACAGCTAAACCACCAACAAAGAAACCGAAAGCGCCTAAACCGAAAAAGGCCACCGCCTCGACGCCTAAAACGAAACCTTCGGCCAAAAAAGCGTCCGCCGCTTCGAAGAAGTGA